The Thalassotalea sediminis genome includes the window CGATAAGACATGGCTTCAATAATAACAGGTTTGTTTTCTTCTAAAGCGTACATTCTAGCAAGTTGAACTGCTTTTAAAACGGCTAATATATCATTGCCATCTATACGAATCGTTTTAATGCCATATCCAACACCACGCGACGCAATACCATTACCAACGTATTGTTCATCTGACGGTGTAGAAATGGCGTAACCATTATTGCGACAGAAAAAGATAACCGGCGCATTGTGAACTGCGGCCATATTTAAACCAGCATGAAAGTCGCCCTCAGAAGCAGCTCCTTCACCAAAATAACAAAGTGTTACTGCATCTTTTCCTTGAAGTTTTTGACCATAGGCATAACCAGCTGCTTGTGGAATTTGCGTGCCTAAAGGAGAAGAAATAGTCATGTAGTTCAACGCATTAGACCCGTAATGGATCGGCATCTGACGACCTTTACCTAGATCTTTTTCATTAGAAAACATCTGGTTCATAAAGTCTTCTAAACTGAAACCACGATAAATTAACGCACCTTGTTCACGGTATTGCGCCATTATCATATCTTGCGCTTCCAAGCCTGCAGCTCCGCCGACACTTGCGGCTTCTTCGCCTAATGCTGCCATATAAAAACTAATACGACCTTGGCGTTGAGCACCAATCATGCGCTCATCTAGTGCGCGATGAAAAGCAAGTGCTTTATAAATTTTTACCGCGTGTTCTTCATTAATATCAGGAAGTTCAGCGCCGTCATATACAGTGCCATCTTGTTGTAATATTTTGAGGATGGGGATTTCAACTGAATGACCATCAATAAAAGCCGCGTTATGTACAACAGGACCTTCTTTGTAAATGTCAGTATTCATAGCCTTCTCTTATGTTTTGCCCTTGTTTAAGGGAATATCAAAAACCTATATGCAATCAAGTATAGTGCGAGATCACACAAATGAGACTTTCGTTTGGGTACGTTATCATTAATGTTTTTTAACCTGCGCAAACTTTACCTTTACGTTAACTGTAATGCAAGTTTCCTAAAACAGGCGTTTTAAAACTTATTTGTAAGTGAACATTATTGTTTACAGCTCAAAAAATATCCAGCAAACACTCTTTTAATAACAATACGTTAGCAGAGTTACCGTAATCAAAATTTCTCGATTAATTTTCGTTTAATGTTGCAGGAATAACCGTGAGTATTGCCCGCTGCCCAATAGCAACATTAGCATTTGGAAAAATAATCGCCTCACCTTTATGTTGCGTTTTAATTTCTCTATCGCCATCAACGGCAATAACATGACCTTTAGGAAAGTCAGTAAAATTAACCGTATCGTCAGAAAAGGTAAGTTGAAAATCTTGATGTTCGCGATTAATTACCTGTGCAACGGTAAAAATATGAAAATCATCTTCATTGTAGGGCTTAAGCGCTAGGTCTTCTCCAGATACTAATTTAGTCAGCGTATCTGCAACTTGACTAAATTGTGTCATGTCATTTTCACCAAAAGGCTTTACCTTGCCTAATTCAATTGTAAACGCGTCAGCGCCAAACTGTTTTGAAGAAAAGTAACTAAAGGTTGTTGTTGGTGAATTCGACAATAAGATCGTGTTTACACCGCAAGCCAATAAAAATTGTAATTGCTCTGGTTTTCGAGGAGAACCATGTAAAAAAGGATAGACAGCAAACTTGTCGTACTTTGCACCACGTATAGCCGTATGAAGATCATAGTGCATGCGTTCTCGGTTAGCACTAAGTTTATCGCCTTGCTGATAGAAGCTTCTAATCGTATTTTCTAATAATAGTGCTCGCTTGCGTTCTTTATTTATTAACCCTGGACCATTGCCTTGATCAATAGAATGTCCGCCGGAAAATAGTCTATTCATATTTTCCTCGACAAAGCGCTCAGCAATATTCATCGACGCAATATTACCAAAAATAAACAGTACACGTTGTTTAACAACTAACTGACCAAGTATAATTTTTTGAATTATATCGCGACAAATTTCGATCGGTGCTGTTTCATTGCCGTGCACACCACTAGACAATACGATGTCTTGCGTAGTATCGATATGTTTTGGTGTTATTGAAATAATACCTGTTTCTAAAACAGACACTGTACACTGTGTGGATGTGGATTGATGCGTAACATCAAAGGAGAATGTTTCTGGCAATGACCAAGGATGCTCGCGAGATAATGCTAAAAAATCACCCGAAGATTGTAACTGCTGTTGTAATCTACCCAAACCAATTTCTTTATAAAATAAATGATAAGCACTATTGTAAAATATTTATCACATTTTTTAACTATAAAATTTGCTCAGCAGACCATTCAGCGATTTATCGATAGAAAACTTTACAGCAGGTTTTCATTATTTAGCTCGATTAACCTTGCTCATTTTGTCTGTTAAAGAATAAAACAGCGTTTACGTATGTCCGTGAATAGCATTTTTACCTCGATGCTTTGCCACTAACAGAGCGTCTTCTGCATCATGTAAAATATCTTCAGCAATATGATTTTTTTCGTAAATAGCATAACCAATGCTGCAGGTTACATCTACCGTAGAGGTCATGGTTTTATCGTCTATGGCTTGCTGTAATCTTTCTGCGACTTGATACGGTGTTGTTTCAGGCAATAGTGGCGCAATAACAATAAAGTTATCATCTAACCAGCGGCACAACACAGCTTTTTGTGGTAAGGCCGTGTATAGCTTTCTCGTTACTTGTTTTAGCACTTCATCGCCTACAATTTGACCATATAAATCATTAACCTTTTTAAAGTCATCTAAATCAATTTGATAAACGGCAAATGCTTGATTATGTTTATTCGCTAACTCACACCATGAAATCAAGCTAAGTTGGCCTGAACGCCTGTTTGGCAATCCAGTTAGTGGATCAATCAATGAAATTTGTTCAAGGGTATGCGCCATAATGCCAAGTTCTTTAATTCGACGATAACTAAAGACCAACCAACTTATGACCAATGTGAAAGTTACAGGTATAAATTCATCAATTTCATATTTTTCATTCTGTTGCACAAATAAATACAACCATTCGAAAAAATCGACTTGCATAAAAAGTATCAAAAATGCGAAATTTACAACCGCAATAATAATGAGGTCTTTAATCACGGTTGGCCGATGAAAATACTGACGATGAGGCATACTATCTCTTTGAAAAATATTATTATTTTTAAATTATTTAACGTCTAAATATCATCCTTGATAATTCAAACCGGCTAATTGTACTTTATTTGAACAATTTATGCTTTATTTTTTGTAAATAATTTATTAACAATATGTTGAGCTTCATGAATAATTAAGTCGAGATGTGCTTCACTAATGAAACTTTCTGCATATATTTTATAGATATCTTCTGTGCCTGAAGGTCTAGCGGCAAACCAACCGTTTTCAGCAGTAATTTTTATGCCACCGATAGCGGCGCCGTTTGCCGGTGCGTGAGTCATTTTTTCTTTAATGGGTTCATCAGCAAGCGTTTTTTCTTCAATTTCATTGATATCAATAGCTGAAAAGACCTGCTTTTGTTCGTAACTGGCAACTGCCTCGTTGCGTTTATAACAAGGCTCACCTAACGATTGCGCAAGTTCATTATAATACTGTTGAGGATCTTTACCCGTTACCGCTAAAATTTCTGCTGCCAATAGCGCCATAACAAACCCATCTTTGTCTGTCGTCCAACAGCTGCCATCTAGTGCTAAGAATGTGGCGCCAGCGCTTTCTTCACCGCCAAAGGCATACTCACCAGAATGTAACCCCTCAACAAACCATTTAAAGCCAACAGGCACTTCTGCTAACGGCTTATTAAGTGACGCAGCCACGCGATCGATCATTGAACTAGAAACAAGTGTTTTTCCTATTTTACAGTCTTCTGGCCAACTTCGATGAGTCATTAAATAATGAATGGCGACTGCCAAAAAATGATTGGGATTCATTAGGCCGCCTGTTTTGGTCACAATACCGTGACGATCAAAATCAGCATCATTCCCAACGGCAATATCAAAGCTATCTTTAAGCTCTATCAAGCTTGCCATTGCGTATGGAGAAGAACAATCCATACGAATTTTGCCATCCTTATCGAGTGTCATAAATGAGAAACTTGGATCTACGTTTTCATTCACAACACTTAACGCCAAATGATAATGCTCGGCTATCGCTGGCCAGTAGTGAATACCTGAGCCCCCCATAGGATCTGCACCTATAGTTACACCCGCTTCACTAATTGCTTTTAGATTAATGACTTTGCTTAATTCCGCGACATAAAAACCGATAAAATCTTGTTTTCGTAGTAGAGGTGAAGTCAACGCATGTTGATAACTAGATTGTTTAGCGTCAAGTAAACCTCTTTGAATAATATCATTCGCACGCCTTTCGATTAGTGCTGTAATTTCACCTTCGGCTGGCCCACCATGAGGAGGGTTATATTTTATGCCGCCGTCAGCCGGTGGGTTATGTGAAGGTGTAATGATAATGCCATCGGCATTAGCAGCATTGCTATTATTATAATCAACGATTAATCGAGAGATAACAGGGGTTGGCGTAAAACCAAGATCTTCCTGAACAATAACGGGGACGTTATTAGCAATTAGCACACTTAAAGCCGTTGCAAATGCAGGTTCAGATAAAGCGTGCGTATCTTTACCTAAAAACAAAGGCCCATCGATCCCCTCTTGATGGCGGTATTCAGCAATCGCTTGGCATAT containing:
- the astE gene encoding succinylglutamate desuccinylase; protein product: MGRLQQQLQSSGDFLALSREHPWSLPETFSFDVTHQSTSTQCTVSVLETGIISITPKHIDTTQDIVLSSGVHGNETAPIEICRDIIQKIILGQLVVKQRVLFIFGNIASMNIAERFVEENMNRLFSGGHSIDQGNGPGLINKERKRALLLENTIRSFYQQGDKLSANRERMHYDLHTAIRGAKYDKFAVYPFLHGSPRKPEQLQFLLACGVNTILLSNSPTTTFSYFSSKQFGADAFTIELGKVKPFGENDMTQFSQVADTLTKLVSGEDLALKPYNEDDFHIFTVAQVINREHQDFQLTFSDDTVNFTDFPKGHVIAVDGDREIKTQHKGEAIIFPNANVAIGQRAILTVIPATLNEN
- the pgm gene encoding phosphoglucomutase (alpha-D-glucose-1,6-bisphosphate-dependent), which gives rise to MSVHKHAGQKASPSDLENIPLVVSHYYLFQPDVKEIAQRVKFGTSGHRGNASNLSFNEHHIIAICQAIAEYRHQEGIDGPLFLGKDTHALSEPAFATALSVLIANNVPVIVQEDLGFTPTPVISRLIVDYNNSNAANADGIIITPSHNPPADGGIKYNPPHGGPAEGEITALIERRANDIIQRGLLDAKQSSYQHALTSPLLRKQDFIGFYVAELSKVINLKAISEAGVTIGADPMGGSGIHYWPAIAEHYHLALSVVNENVDPSFSFMTLDKDGKIRMDCSSPYAMASLIELKDSFDIAVGNDADFDRHGIVTKTGGLMNPNHFLAVAIHYLMTHRSWPEDCKIGKTLVSSSMIDRVAASLNKPLAEVPVGFKWFVEGLHSGEYAFGGEESAGATFLALDGSCWTTDKDGFVMALLAAEILAVTGKDPQQYYNELAQSLGEPCYKRNEAVASYEQKQVFSAIDINEIEEKTLADEPIKEKMTHAPANGAAIGGIKITAENGWFAARPSGTEDIYKIYAESFISEAHLDLIIHEAQHIVNKLFTKNKA
- a CDS encoding thiamine pyrophosphate-dependent dehydrogenase E1 component subunit alpha, whose amino-acid sequence is MNTDIYKEGPVVHNAAFIDGHSVEIPILKILQQDGTVYDGAELPDINEEHAVKIYKALAFHRALDERMIGAQRQGRISFYMAALGEEAASVGGAAGLEAQDMIMAQYREQGALIYRGFSLEDFMNQMFSNEKDLGKGRQMPIHYGSNALNYMTISSPLGTQIPQAAGYAYGQKLQGKDAVTLCYFGEGAASEGDFHAGLNMAAVHNAPVIFFCRNNGYAISTPSDEQYVGNGIASRGVGYGIKTIRIDGNDILAVLKAVQLARMYALEENKPVIIEAMSYRLGAHSTSDDPSGYRTKEEEEKWHAHDPISRMKSWMLAKNWWNEEQETALFEQLREDILAAVKVAEKIDKPPVEDLVTDVYDQVPEHLQKQLESLKTHIKKYPEAYPFTAGRIK
- a CDS encoding GGDEF domain-containing protein, translated to MPHRQYFHRPTVIKDLIIIAVVNFAFLILFMQVDFFEWLYLFVQQNEKYEIDEFIPVTFTLVISWLVFSYRRIKELGIMAHTLEQISLIDPLTGLPNRRSGQLSLISWCELANKHNQAFAVYQIDLDDFKKVNDLYGQIVGDEVLKQVTRKLYTALPQKAVLCRWLDDNFIVIAPLLPETTPYQVAERLQQAIDDKTMTSTVDVTCSIGYAIYEKNHIAEDILHDAEDALLVAKHRGKNAIHGHT